A single genomic interval of Verrucomicrobiota bacterium harbors:
- a CDS encoding sulfatase-like hydrolase/transferase yields MHRSRSTLPLIFACTCALLSVCLQGLHGQGSPSKPNIVFIITDDQSWDSLGFMGGQVHTPRIDQMAAEGLFLSDFNVTSTVCSPSRYSFLTGRFAGRCEGEHFMKEHPYGDQTQVENIGELELDQWNLPKVLQANGYVTGFVGKSHLIRHDWMGPRATAMERAGMDADPRDLEVNARMRRNHEKWCEEMKKYGFDFVDGFYGANLRELWNEELNVHNLDWTVDKAFDFFEKYKDEPFFLYFSTTLHHGPLPWNNKYSLNADPRMTGEGFVEEGFDVLPPREDVLRRNREAGFKDRDAYALWLDDGVGAIIDKIDELGLSEDTLIIFVPDHGSYRHGKATLHEYGMRVPMLLLWKGTIEPGLEYDGIVANIDLAPTLMDLAGIEKPADYKIDGLSFKSVLFGDQQPIRQVLFGELGHSRAIKSKEWKYIAIRYPPELQKRIDSGEEFKGFDGEPIPLPYLTRNGHLGHHASRANPNYFDADQLYNLVDDPEETNNIFQQNPEVAEMAKRALSRELARFEDRPFGEFTN; encoded by the coding sequence ATGCACCGATCACGATCAACTCTTCCATTGATTTTTGCCTGCACCTGCGCACTGCTTTCCGTTTGCCTCCAAGGATTGCACGGCCAAGGCTCACCGTCGAAGCCAAACATTGTCTTCATCATCACCGATGATCAGAGCTGGGACTCGCTCGGCTTTATGGGAGGACAGGTGCACACTCCCCGGATCGACCAAATGGCCGCGGAAGGACTTTTCCTCAGTGATTTCAATGTCACTTCGACGGTTTGCTCACCCTCCCGCTACAGTTTTCTCACTGGTCGTTTTGCTGGACGCTGCGAAGGGGAACACTTCATGAAAGAGCACCCCTACGGCGACCAGACTCAGGTCGAGAACATTGGTGAACTTGAGTTGGATCAATGGAATCTTCCGAAAGTGCTTCAGGCGAACGGCTACGTCACGGGATTCGTGGGGAAATCGCACTTGATTCGTCACGACTGGATGGGGCCCCGTGCAACGGCGATGGAGCGTGCGGGTATGGATGCCGATCCTCGCGATCTCGAAGTGAACGCGAGGATGCGTCGGAACCACGAAAAGTGGTGTGAGGAGATGAAGAAATACGGATTTGATTTTGTGGACGGATTCTATGGAGCGAACCTGCGGGAGCTCTGGAACGAGGAGTTGAACGTCCATAACCTCGACTGGACCGTTGATAAGGCTTTCGATTTTTTCGAAAAATATAAAGACGAGCCTTTTTTCCTCTACTTCTCAACAACCCTTCATCACGGGCCGCTTCCCTGGAACAACAAATATTCCCTCAACGCCGACCCACGGATGACCGGCGAGGGATTCGTTGAGGAAGGATTTGATGTCTTACCCCCAAGGGAGGACGTTTTGCGGCGCAATCGCGAGGCTGGCTTCAAGGATCGCGACGCTTACGCCCTCTGGCTCGACGATGGCGTCGGTGCAATCATTGATAAAATTGACGAGCTTGGTCTCTCCGAGGATACGCTGATCATTTTTGTTCCGGACCACGGTTCCTACCGTCACGGAAAAGCGACGCTGCATGAATACGGGATGCGAGTTCCGATGCTCCTCTTGTGGAAAGGCACCATCGAACCGGGACTGGAATACGATGGTATCGTGGCCAACATAGACTTGGCCCCAACGTTGATGGATCTAGCCGGAATCGAAAAACCTGCTGACTACAAGATCGATGGCCTGAGCTTCAAAAGTGTTCTTTTTGGAGACCAGCAACCGATCCGCCAGGTCCTCTTTGGCGAACTCGGCCATTCAAGGGCGATCAAATCAAAAGAATGGAAATACATTGCTATTCGCTACCCGCCGGAGCTGCAAAAGCGGATCGACTCTGGGGAAGAATTCAAGGGCTTTGATGGCGAGCCTATTCCCCTTCCCTACCTCACCCGTAACGGGCATTTGGGGCATCACGCTTCAAGAGCCAACCCGAACTATTTTGATGCCGACCAGCTCTACAACCTCGTAGACGATCCTGAAGAAACCAATAACATCTTTCAGCAAAATCCCGAGGTTGCGGAGATGGCAAAACGGGCGCTTTCCCGGGAGCTGGCCCGTTTCGAAGACCGTCCCTTTGGCGAATTTACCAATTGA
- a CDS encoding sulfatase, which translates to MKNLNLWCLVPLLFGLTSAHSSERPNVLFIVVDDLNVDIASYGHPIVKTPNLDQLRERSMQFNRAYSQYPLCNPSRNSFLTGLYPGTSGNLNNADHIRDLIPDVVTLPQLFKENGYRTVSTGKIFHQRDPQSWTQISDMHTGGLLPMDRQPRFYQQGEEGRTKGPGRLIVDETVPWFEWRSVVDGEEFLKDGQIARATINRADEIAEDGVPFFLGIGFSRPHDPFFAPQRFFDMYPLDSLELPETPEGASEVPDHAFYYVFKDAFDQMDRQDKLEAMRAFYAGISYMDEQLGLVMDHLEKKGLLDNTVIVFIGDHGYQVGEKNYWNKALLFERSCRAPMLISAPGKTLEGGSTDRIVEFIDIYPTLVELCDLEAPANLDGTSLVPLLMNPDAPWHEIAYSYCNADRSVRDPRFRYIVWSGGGHALFDHEQDPGEHFNLAYNPEYATVVERMRGLIDEMPEPSKKTRPQS; encoded by the coding sequence ATGAAGAACCTAAACCTTTGGTGCCTCGTCCCACTGCTTTTTGGTCTCACCAGTGCTCATAGCAGTGAACGCCCAAACGTCCTCTTTATCGTGGTCGATGACTTGAATGTGGACATCGCGTCCTACGGGCATCCGATCGTCAAAACGCCGAACTTGGACCAGCTGAGGGAGCGGAGTATGCAGTTTAATCGGGCTTATTCGCAATACCCGCTCTGCAATCCCAGTCGAAATTCGTTCCTCACCGGACTCTACCCGGGGACCAGCGGAAACCTGAACAATGCCGATCACATCCGCGATTTAATCCCGGATGTCGTTACGCTTCCCCAGCTCTTCAAGGAAAACGGCTACCGCACCGTCTCGACCGGGAAAATTTTTCATCAGCGGGATCCGCAATCGTGGACGCAAATCTCAGACATGCACACCGGTGGTTTGCTACCGATGGACCGCCAACCGCGTTTTTATCAGCAGGGCGAGGAAGGCCGAACAAAAGGCCCCGGGCGACTGATTGTTGATGAAACTGTTCCATGGTTTGAGTGGCGCTCGGTTGTTGACGGAGAGGAATTCCTCAAAGACGGGCAAATCGCCCGTGCTACCATCAACCGAGCCGATGAGATTGCCGAGGATGGAGTTCCCTTTTTCCTCGGGATCGGTTTCTCGAGGCCGCACGATCCTTTTTTCGCACCCCAGCGTTTTTTTGACATGTATCCCCTCGACTCACTCGAGCTCCCGGAAACGCCTGAAGGAGCAAGTGAGGTCCCTGATCATGCTTTCTACTACGTCTTCAAGGACGCCTTCGATCAAATGGATCGGCAGGACAAGCTCGAAGCAATGCGGGCCTTCTACGCAGGAATCAGCTACATGGATGAGCAACTCGGCCTCGTCATGGATCACCTCGAGAAGAAAGGATTGTTAGACAACACTGTCATCGTCTTCATCGGCGATCACGGATACCAGGTTGGCGAAAAAAACTACTGGAACAAGGCCTTGCTCTTCGAACGCTCTTGTCGCGCACCCATGCTCATTTCGGCTCCCGGCAAAACGCTTGAAGGAGGAAGCACTGACCGGATCGTCGAGTTTATCGACATCTATCCCACCCTCGTTGAGCTTTGCGACCTGGAGGCACCGGCGAATCTCGACGGAACAAGTCTCGTCCCTCTACTCATGAATCCAGACGCTCCTTGGCACGAAATTGCCTACTCGTATTGCAACGCCGATCGTTCCGTTCGTGACCCGCGATTCCGCTACATTGTCTGGAGTGGTGGCGGACACGCACTGTTCGATCACGAACAAGATCCCGGTGAACACTTCAATCTGGCTTACAACCCTGAATACGCGACTGTTGTTGAGCGGATGCGGGGTTTAATCGACGAAATGCCGGAGCCCTCAAAGAAAACCCGACCTCAATCATGA
- a CDS encoding sulfatase-like hydrolase/transferase — MKISLILLFSLLLGHFAFAVQRPNIILILCDDLGYGDLGVTGHPYVLSPNLDRFANEGIRFEHGYMSGAWCAPSRYSLMSGIYPSRYFQQTKEMDTEAENLFRVLKKAGYTTAHFGKWHMSGRNADDPTPDLYGVDEDFIANGNGEGWTREERRAPHWRENTTQRYVDLTIDYMERHKDSGQPFYINLWVYPTHSYINPRPDMLEPYKDLQVDINDFENPYMREFLEFISEQGDLQEAMRAYCSDVTELDNQIGRLMAAIADLGLDEDTLVIFASDNGPPPLGGVDNLDQLAERIQERPTLINCVGSAGPYRDRKISLHEGGVRTPLFVRWPGKIPPGSVNSETVFTGVDFLPTVAALARTEAPEGIDGVNLLPSWAGQEIERGQPHFWNDRPGWSTVRDKQWKAHLRKNEFLLFDILKDPSESNDVSSEYPEVSDYYRKLLDQFEASIQSYRKN, encoded by the coding sequence ATGAAGATAAGCCTCATCCTGCTCTTCAGCCTGCTACTCGGCCATTTTGCTTTTGCTGTACAGCGCCCGAACATCATCCTCATTCTCTGCGATGACCTCGGCTATGGGGATCTTGGTGTGACGGGCCACCCCTACGTTCTGTCACCCAATCTCGACCGCTTTGCCAACGAGGGTATTCGCTTCGAACACGGATACATGAGCGGGGCCTGGTGCGCTCCCAGCCGCTACTCGCTCATGAGCGGCATCTATCCGTCACGCTACTTCCAGCAGACGAAAGAAATGGATACCGAAGCGGAAAATCTCTTTCGCGTTCTCAAAAAAGCAGGCTACACGACTGCGCATTTCGGCAAGTGGCACATGAGTGGAAGGAACGCGGATGACCCGACACCCGATCTGTACGGCGTTGACGAAGACTTTATCGCCAACGGCAACGGGGAAGGATGGACACGGGAAGAGCGAAGAGCCCCTCACTGGCGGGAAAACACAACCCAGCGCTATGTGGATCTAACGATCGACTACATGGAAAGGCATAAGGACAGCGGGCAGCCCTTCTACATCAACCTATGGGTCTATCCGACCCACTCCTACATCAATCCACGGCCCGATATGCTCGAGCCCTACAAAGACCTGCAGGTCGACATCAACGATTTTGAGAATCCCTATATGAGGGAGTTTCTCGAGTTTATCTCGGAACAAGGAGATCTTCAGGAGGCGATGCGCGCCTACTGCTCGGACGTCACCGAGCTCGATAATCAGATCGGTCGGCTGATGGCTGCAATCGCCGATCTTGGATTGGATGAGGACACCCTCGTCATTTTTGCGAGCGATAACGGACCACCGCCACTCGGAGGCGTCGACAACCTCGACCAGCTGGCAGAACGGATTCAGGAAAGACCGACTCTCATCAATTGCGTAGGCTCTGCCGGGCCTTACCGGGACCGCAAGATTTCCCTTCATGAAGGAGGAGTGCGGACGCCCCTTTTCGTGCGATGGCCCGGAAAAATTCCTCCGGGTTCAGTGAATAGCGAAACCGTGTTCACTGGAGTGGATTTTCTCCCAACCGTAGCTGCTTTGGCCCGAACCGAGGCACCCGAGGGAATCGATGGAGTAAACCTACTCCCCTCATGGGCCGGTCAGGAAATTGAACGCGGTCAGCCCCATTTTTGGAACGACCGGCCGGGGTGGTCAACGGTTCGCGACAAGCAGTGGAAAGCTCATTTGCGTAAGAACGAGTTTCTCCTTTTCGATATCTTGAAAGATCCTTCCGAGTCAAACGACGTCTCCTCAGAGTATCCGGAAGTCTCGGACTACTACCGGAAGCTGCTAGACCAGTTCGAGGCCTCGATTCAATCATACAGAAAGAACTAA
- a CDS encoding DUF1080 domain-containing protein, whose amino-acid sequence MKNSLPLFAAALVFSSLSVVNADDAPPKLAPQFEKIYERLSERPATPEPSEMLLNTDPEPDLSEGFVSLYNGENLDGWVQRGADNIYEAEGDVIVGTYVPPNGNSYLCTVRDDFGDFIFTVEFKWLLQGNSGIQFRSRVVGKGGVQGPQVELEEAARKKGWTGGVFGQGIGGFFYPLWLEAHEEARNAVKFDDWNRVTIHAEGDTVKTWVNGVPCAHFKNDEYLQGYFALQVHKADEGLIHFRNIKVKEL is encoded by the coding sequence ATGAAAAATTCCCTCCCCCTCTTCGCTGCCGCGTTAGTTTTTTCTTCATTGTCGGTAGTCAACGCTGATGATGCCCCGCCAAAGCTGGCGCCGCAATTTGAGAAAATTTACGAAAGACTCTCTGAGCGGCCTGCCACGCCAGAGCCGTCGGAGATGCTGCTCAACACCGATCCGGAACCGGACCTGAGCGAAGGATTCGTTAGCCTCTACAACGGCGAGAACCTTGACGGCTGGGTGCAGCGAGGCGCGGACAACATCTATGAAGCCGAGGGGGATGTGATCGTCGGAACATATGTTCCACCCAATGGAAACTCCTACCTCTGCACCGTCCGTGACGATTTTGGAGACTTCATATTCACGGTGGAGTTTAAGTGGCTTCTGCAAGGCAATTCCGGCATCCAATTCCGTTCAAGGGTAGTCGGCAAGGGCGGCGTGCAAGGCCCTCAGGTTGAATTGGAAGAGGCCGCTCGGAAAAAGGGTTGGACGGGCGGTGTTTTCGGACAAGGCATCGGAGGTTTTTTCTACCCCCTCTGGCTTGAGGCTCACGAAGAGGCCCGAAATGCAGTCAAATTCGATGACTGGAATCGAGTTACGATTCATGCCGAGGGCGATACGGTGAAGACTTGGGTGAATGGCGTTCCCTGTGCGCATTTTAAGAATGATGAATACCTTCAAGGATATTTTGCGCTTCAGGTGCACAAAGCCGACGAGGGACTTATTCATTTTCGCAACATCAAGGTCAAAGAGCTGTGA